A genome region from Maridesulfovibrio salexigens DSM 2638 includes the following:
- a CDS encoding RelA/SpoT family protein has protein sequence MIRINEITDIVSSYIDDPDLDLIQRAYVFSARAHEGQVRLSGEPYLAHPLHVAKLLADMRLDEPTVAAGLLHDTVEDTDTTIDEIADLFGEEVADIVDGVTKISMMDFESKAIAKAENIRKMILAMAEDIRVLMVKLADRLHNMRTLDFQKSYKQLLIAQETMDIYSPLANRLGLYMVKRDLEDLCLYYLKPDVYQDITDGLERQHTIGKEYVDNVIGLLNGILDNNEIKGTIYGRTKHIYSIHKKMQRQNLSLDQVYDIIAFRVIVESVKDCYSVLGLVHSMWKPISGKFKDYISIPKANMYQSLHTTVIGPEGERIEIQIRTEEMQQVAEYGVAAHWQYKESGRSDSKQNRDAERFSWLRQIMDWQRELEDPREFMASLRFDLFNDEVYVFTPTGEIKELPDGATPVDFAYSIHTEVGNHCTGAKVNGRMVPLNSVLKNGDTIEVFTDKKRKPSRDWLKFVKTAKARTRIKHYIRTEERTSSIMLAKELLEKEGRRMNINVAKAMKDGYFVMLADEFNFGHVDDLLSNIGYSRITPRKVLGRLHAVMNEIEGVETETPKQEHPQHATEGDKAKSAANSIDIEGVDNVLIRFAGCCTPLPGEPIIGYISRGRGVVIHSATCPNIKNLEEERLLSVSWTGGQEESQHPAQIRIRCRNHKGMLAKICTVLTEMDVNIDSGEFKSDLDGSSVLEFTVEVTDLGHLHRSLNKLKTIEHVLEATRLS, from the coding sequence ATGATACGCATTAACGAAATCACTGACATTGTCAGTTCTTATATTGATGACCCTGATCTGGACCTGATCCAGAGGGCTTACGTCTTTTCCGCACGTGCTCATGAAGGGCAGGTGCGTCTTTCCGGCGAGCCTTATCTTGCTCATCCGTTGCACGTTGCAAAGCTTCTGGCTGATATGCGGCTTGATGAACCCACCGTTGCCGCAGGTTTGCTGCACGATACCGTTGAAGATACTGATACCACAATTGATGAGATTGCAGATCTCTTCGGTGAAGAAGTAGCTGATATCGTAGACGGCGTGACCAAGATCAGTATGATGGATTTTGAATCCAAGGCCATCGCGAAGGCAGAGAACATTCGTAAGATGATTCTTGCCATGGCTGAGGATATCCGAGTGCTTATGGTTAAGCTTGCCGACCGCCTGCACAACATGCGCACCCTCGATTTTCAGAAGAGTTACAAGCAGTTGCTCATCGCGCAGGAAACCATGGATATTTATTCTCCCCTTGCCAACAGGCTCGGGCTGTACATGGTTAAGCGTGATCTTGAGGACCTCTGTCTTTATTACCTCAAGCCTGACGTTTATCAGGATATTACCGACGGTTTGGAGCGCCAGCACACTATCGGCAAAGAGTATGTTGATAACGTAATCGGGTTGCTGAACGGAATTCTTGATAACAACGAGATCAAGGGGACTATTTACGGGCGTACCAAGCATATCTACAGCATTCATAAAAAGATGCAGCGTCAGAACCTGAGCCTCGATCAGGTGTATGACATCATTGCTTTCCGGGTGATTGTTGAGTCGGTTAAGGACTGTTACTCCGTGCTGGGTCTGGTCCACTCCATGTGGAAACCTATTTCCGGCAAGTTTAAGGACTACATTTCTATTCCAAAAGCCAACATGTATCAGTCGTTGCACACCACGGTTATCGGACCGGAGGGTGAACGAATTGAGATTCAGATCAGAACTGAAGAGATGCAGCAGGTTGCGGAATACGGTGTTGCCGCACACTGGCAATACAAAGAGTCCGGCAGAAGTGATTCCAAGCAAAACCGTGATGCCGAGCGTTTTTCATGGCTCAGACAGATTATGGACTGGCAGCGGGAGCTTGAGGATCCTCGTGAATTCATGGCTTCACTGCGGTTCGATCTCTTCAACGATGAGGTCTATGTTTTTACTCCCACCGGAGAGATTAAAGAGCTTCCCGATGGGGCTACACCGGTTGACTTTGCATACTCGATTCATACCGAGGTCGGTAACCATTGTACCGGGGCAAAGGTTAACGGACGCATGGTTCCGCTTAACTCCGTGCTCAAGAACGGTGACACCATTGAAGTTTTTACCGACAAGAAACGCAAGCCCAGTCGTGACTGGCTTAAGTTTGTAAAAACAGCCAAAGCCCGTACCCGCATCAAGCATTACATCCGTACTGAGGAGCGGACCAGCTCCATCATGCTTGCCAAGGAGTTGCTTGAGAAGGAAGGGCGGCGCATGAACATCAATGTGGCTAAGGCCATGAAAGACGGTTATTTCGTCATGCTGGCCGATGAATTTAATTTCGGCCATGTTGATGACCTGCTTTCGAATATCGGCTACTCGCGGATAACACCGCGTAAGGTGCTGGGCCGTCTGCATGCTGTTATGAATGAAATTGAGGGTGTTGAGACAGAAACCCCCAAGCAGGAGCATCCACAGCACGCGACTGAAGGAGATAAGGCTAAAAGCGCTGCCAACTCAATTGATATTGAAGGGGTGGATAACGTTCTCATCCGTTTTGCCGGGTGCTGTACACCGCTTCCGGGTGAGCCGATCATCGGCTATATCAGCCGTGGTCGAGGAGTGGTTATCCATTCTGCCACTTGTCCCAATATCAAGAATCTTGAAGAAGAACGTCTGCTCAGCGTTTCATGGACCGGAGGGCAGGAAGAGTCCCAGCATCCGGCTCAGATTCGTATTCGTTGCCGTAACCATAAAGGTATGCTGGCAAAAATCTGTACCGTGCTTACCGAGATGGACGTGAACATAGATTCCGGTGAATTTAAGTCTGATTTGGACGGCAGTTCTGTGCTCGAATTTACCGTGGAAGTCACCGACCTCGGACACCTGCACCGGTCATTGAATAAGCTCAAGACTATTGAGCATGTTCTGGAGGCTACACGATTAAGCTAA
- a CDS encoding efflux RND transporter permease subunit, with amino-acid sequence MNLARWCIENNRTSIILFVLIAVAGVSTFFSIPKSEDPDFTIRTAVISTVFPGASPQRVEELVTDKLEEKIREIDVIKNVRSQSMTGLSIIEVEFQENQKNMTPIWQQLRNKVLDAKKDLPAEAYEPIVNDEFGDVFGIVVALTGDGFTYRELKDVADYTRDELLSIPSVGKVDRWGLQDERVFVDFSNSRMAAAGITPFALAQMLSQQNMIRPSGSAKVGPERIYIEPTGEFKSVDDIRNMSLRVEGMKSSLKLSDVTEITHGFADPPGVMARYNGEPCIMLAISMADGNNILEVGELVTAKLDKLSKNLYHGMEYNVVVYQPDYVDTAVTDFMINLLESFVFVVVVILAFAGFRTGLIAGSLVPMAMLGCLGLMPLFDVGLQRISIASLIISLGILVDNGVVVSEAILVRLARGEERLKAVVGAVSELWMPLLAASLTTVFAFLPIPLAENATGEFCFSLFIVVSLTLICSWGLSMSMVPMLCYYVLKPKVVIQTFSSRMYRIYRAMLLFCLRHRPSFLAVVLIGCMAAFWGFQFVPKMFFPPNERAQFTIDFWQPFGTDITSTADEVGRLEQFLLADKGVESIGTFIGHGGPRWYLPLNLEQRNDNLATFVVNTKSVEATDEVIERTRTKLKSEFPDADFSLKKLMNGPPVGAPVQIRISGPDQKTLYHLRDKITAIVEKTPGVARVWDDWGQWTKKMEVNVDQDKARQAGLTSSDVALSLQSSMSGYQASTYRDGDTNIPIMLRTEGDFRDRLDKLESLNVYSYQDQKNVPLSQIATSELVWQPSDIRRRDQTRTMTVKADLFDGYFAMQTLDAVRPEIEKMMQSENWPVGYSVAYGGEFEKSQESQEAINANMPLAMGLLVLVLVFQFNSVRRPLIILLTLPPMMCGITPGMILTNSPFGFMPMLGMISLLGIIVNNAIMLIDRIEILRGRGLTLDNSIVLASLERARPIIMTATTTIIGMVPLSLQGGEMWRPMANCIMSGLMFATVLTLILCPVLYSLFFKQSFKKYEWNQTVVEQGSDV; translated from the coding sequence GTGAATCTTGCCAGATGGTGCATTGAAAACAACAGGACTTCCATTATCCTGTTTGTCTTAATTGCTGTTGCAGGCGTTTCCACCTTTTTCAGTATCCCGAAATCCGAAGACCCTGATTTTACGATCCGAACAGCTGTTATCAGTACCGTTTTCCCCGGTGCTTCCCCGCAGAGGGTGGAGGAATTGGTTACTGATAAATTGGAAGAGAAAATCAGGGAAATCGACGTTATCAAAAACGTTCGTTCCCAGTCCATGACCGGGCTTTCTATTATTGAGGTCGAGTTTCAGGAAAACCAGAAAAACATGACCCCGATCTGGCAACAGCTGCGCAACAAGGTCCTTGATGCCAAGAAGGATCTGCCCGCTGAAGCCTACGAACCGATAGTCAACGATGAATTCGGGGATGTGTTCGGTATCGTGGTAGCCCTGACCGGGGACGGTTTTACTTACCGAGAACTCAAAGATGTTGCCGACTATACCCGCGATGAATTGCTTTCTATTCCGAGTGTCGGGAAAGTTGACCGTTGGGGATTGCAGGACGAGCGGGTTTTTGTGGATTTTTCCAACTCACGTATGGCTGCGGCAGGGATAACTCCTTTTGCTTTGGCCCAGATGCTCAGCCAGCAGAATATGATCCGTCCCAGTGGTTCGGCTAAGGTCGGACCGGAGCGCATTTATATTGAACCCACCGGCGAATTCAAGTCTGTTGATGATATCAGAAACATGTCCTTGCGTGTTGAGGGCATGAAGTCTTCGCTCAAGCTTTCTGATGTAACCGAGATCACCCATGGTTTTGCTGATCCCCCGGGAGTTATGGCTCGCTATAACGGTGAACCGTGCATCATGCTGGCTATTTCTATGGCTGACGGAAATAACATTCTGGAAGTCGGTGAGCTGGTTACCGCCAAATTGGATAAACTTTCCAAGAATCTCTACCACGGCATGGAATACAATGTGGTTGTTTACCAGCCGGACTATGTTGATACAGCTGTTACCGACTTTATGATTAACCTGCTTGAATCATTTGTATTCGTAGTTGTGGTCATTCTTGCCTTTGCAGGTTTTCGCACCGGACTTATTGCCGGTTCGCTGGTGCCAATGGCTATGCTTGGTTGCCTTGGGTTGATGCCGTTGTTTGACGTAGGCTTGCAGCGAATTTCAATTGCCTCGTTGATTATCTCGCTCGGTATTCTGGTTGATAACGGGGTTGTTGTGTCAGAAGCCATCCTTGTGCGGCTGGCTAGAGGTGAAGAGCGGTTAAAGGCTGTTGTCGGGGCAGTTTCTGAGTTATGGATGCCGCTTCTGGCTGCATCTCTAACCACTGTTTTCGCATTTCTTCCCATTCCGTTGGCAGAGAATGCTACAGGAGAATTTTGTTTTTCCCTGTTTATCGTTGTCAGCCTTACCCTGATTTGTTCCTGGGGGCTGTCCATGTCCATGGTTCCCATGCTTTGCTACTACGTGCTTAAGCCCAAAGTAGTGATTCAGACTTTTTCAAGTCGCATGTACCGTATCTACAGGGCCATGCTCCTTTTTTGTCTGCGCCACCGTCCCAGTTTTCTTGCTGTTGTCCTTATTGGTTGTATGGCAGCCTTCTGGGGATTCCAGTTCGTACCCAAAATGTTCTTTCCGCCTAACGAGCGTGCCCAGTTCACCATTGATTTCTGGCAGCCTTTTGGGACCGACATTACCTCCACTGCGGATGAGGTCGGCAGGCTGGAGCAGTTTCTGCTTGCAGATAAGGGCGTTGAAAGTATCGGTACTTTTATCGGACACGGCGGTCCGCGCTGGTATCTGCCGCTCAACCTTGAGCAGCGTAACGACAACCTCGCAACATTTGTAGTCAACACCAAGAGTGTTGAAGCTACTGATGAGGTGATCGAACGTACCCGTACGAAGCTTAAATCCGAGTTTCCCGATGCAGACTTCAGTCTCAAAAAACTGATGAACGGACCTCCGGTGGGTGCCCCGGTACAGATTCGTATCTCCGGTCCGGATCAAAAAACACTTTACCATTTGCGTGATAAGATTACCGCTATTGTGGAGAAAACTCCCGGTGTAGCGCGTGTCTGGGATGACTGGGGACAGTGGACCAAGAAAATGGAAGTGAATGTGGATCAGGATAAGGCTCGTCAGGCCGGACTGACCAGTTCTGATGTGGCGCTCAGCCTGCAATCCAGTATGAGCGGCTATCAGGCTTCGACCTATCGTGACGGGGATACCAACATTCCTATCATGTTGCGTACGGAGGGTGATTTCCGTGACCGTTTGGACAAGCTGGAAAGTTTGAACGTCTATTCCTATCAGGATCAGAAGAATGTTCCATTGAGTCAGATCGCAACATCTGAGTTGGTCTGGCAGCCCTCGGATATTCGCCGCAGGGACCAGACAAGGACTATGACCGTTAAGGCCGACCTCTTTGACGGCTATTTTGCCATGCAGACCCTTGATGCTGTACGTCCTGAAATTGAAAAGATGATGCAGTCCGAAAACTGGCCGGTGGGATATTCCGTAGCTTACGGCGGCGAGTTCGAGAAGAGTCAGGAAAGTCAGGAAGCGATCAACGCCAACATGCCTCTTGCTATGGGACTCTTGGTACTGGTGCTTGTTTTCCAGTTCAACTCCGTGCGGCGTCCGCTGATTATCCTGCTGACCCTGCCGCCCATGATGTGCGGTATTACTCCGGGTATGATCCTGACGAATTCTCCCTTCGGGTTTATGCCCATGCTCGGAATGATCAGTCTGCTGGGGATTATCGTAAACAACGCCATTATGCTCATTGACCGTATTGAAATCCTGCGCGGTCGAGGGCTTACTCTGGATAATTCCATTGTGTTGGCTTCCCTTGAGAGGGCACGGCCGATCATTATGACTGCAACTACAACCATCATAGGTATGGTTCCGCTTTCATTACAGGGCGGGGAAATGTGGCGGCCTATGGCCAACTGCATCATGTCCGGGCTTATGTTCGCCACTGTACTGACCCTGATTCTTTGTCCGGTTCTTTATTCTCTCTTCTTTAAGCAGAGTTTTAAGAAATATGAATGGAATCAGACTGTGGTTGAGCAGGGCAGTGATGTGTAG
- a CDS encoding efflux RND transporter periplasmic adaptor subunit has protein sequence MKKLIFVSILVLGFALTGCKEKPSPVQEVLRPVKTMQVGEGGSGRQWVFSGTAEDALQSDLSFRVGGKITSFPGDQIGRKFRSGEVIARLDPADYELEVRQAESNLEQVRANYVRAKADVDRIEQLYKRKVVSKSELDQAEADFKSYQAQLNASAKQLDIARKRLRYTVLKAPFDGWVGAVAVNVHQNVQSGQKVVGFNAGKQMKMSISLPDTLIATVSEGEKVQVTFDALPGKVMQGVIMEVGIGTNEGASFPVKVYLDNSQQLVRSGMSGNVRFAGRSENSNIYVAPSAIVGNPDGSKHVWVVENGSVVKRRDVEIGNISFKGVLIKNGLKSGEVVVTRGVHSLKDGLKVRNVGGLS, from the coding sequence ATGAAAAAGTTAATATTTGTATCAATATTGGTACTTGGTTTTGCTTTGACAGGTTGTAAGGAAAAGCCGTCTCCGGTGCAGGAAGTGCTACGTCCGGTAAAGACTATGCAGGTAGGTGAAGGAGGCTCCGGCAGGCAGTGGGTTTTCTCCGGTACTGCCGAGGATGCCTTGCAGTCAGACCTTTCTTTCCGTGTGGGCGGAAAGATAACTTCTTTCCCCGGTGACCAGATCGGTCGCAAATTTCGGTCCGGAGAAGTTATTGCCCGTCTCGATCCTGCTGACTACGAGCTTGAAGTTCGTCAGGCAGAGTCCAACCTTGAACAGGTTAGGGCTAATTATGTGCGCGCCAAGGCCGATGTTGACCGCATTGAGCAACTCTATAAGCGTAAAGTTGTCTCCAAGTCAGAGCTTGATCAGGCTGAGGCGGATTTCAAGTCTTATCAGGCTCAGCTGAATGCATCTGCCAAGCAGCTCGATATTGCTCGTAAACGCCTGCGCTACACTGTGCTTAAGGCTCCTTTTGATGGCTGGGTCGGTGCTGTAGCCGTGAATGTTCATCAGAACGTACAATCCGGTCAGAAGGTTGTCGGTTTCAATGCAGGTAAGCAGATGAAGATGTCTATCTCTTTGCCTGATACCTTGATTGCAACCGTGAGCGAAGGTGAGAAGGTGCAGGTCACTTTTGATGCACTGCCCGGTAAGGTAATGCAGGGAGTAATTATGGAAGTGGGTATCGGAACCAATGAAGGTGCTTCGTTCCCGGTTAAGGTCTACCTTGATAATTCCCAGCAGCTGGTGCGTAGCGGCATGTCCGGTAATGTCAGATTTGCCGGACGTTCCGAGAATTCGAATATTTATGTGGCTCCCTCGGCTATCGTAGGCAATCCTGACGGCAGCAAGCACGTCTGGGTTGTGGAGAATGGTTCTGTAGTTAAGCGCCGTGATGTTGAGATCGGTAACATTTCCTTTAAGGGCGTTCTGATTAAGAATGGGCTCAAATCAGGGGAAGTTGTGGTCACTCGTGGTGTGCACTCACTTAAGGATGGTCTGAAGGTACGTAATGTCGGGGGGCTGTCGTGA
- a CDS encoding cysteine hydrolase family protein, producing MKALLVIDMQKALFAAGNRYDAAGVISRINSLIERARAKNLPLIFIRHNSEDDGLQQNSDGWQILDELDFRPGDLIMEKSNCDSFCQTELSQMLDEINVKELIITGCCTDFCIDTTVRQAASMGYKVHVASDAHTTASKPYLDAETIIKHHNFVWSELYAPILVRVEPTATILNEL from the coding sequence ATGAAAGCATTACTGGTTATAGATATGCAAAAAGCATTGTTTGCAGCAGGAAACCGTTACGATGCTGCCGGAGTAATCAGCAGAATAAATTCGCTTATAGAGCGAGCTAGGGCCAAGAACCTCCCGCTAATATTTATCCGGCACAACAGCGAAGATGACGGACTGCAACAGAATTCAGACGGTTGGCAGATTCTGGACGAACTTGATTTTCGCCCTGGTGACCTAATTATGGAAAAGAGCAATTGCGACTCATTTTGCCAGACCGAACTTTCTCAAATGTTGGATGAAATAAATGTGAAGGAACTGATCATCACCGGATGCTGCACAGATTTCTGCATAGACACCACAGTTCGGCAGGCTGCAAGCATGGGCTACAAAGTGCACGTTGCATCAGATGCACACACCACAGCGAGTAAGCCCTATCTTGATGCCGAAACAATCATTAAACACCACAATTTTGTCTGGTCGGAGTTGTACGCGCCAATATTGGTAAGGGTGGAACCTACAGCTACAATACTTAACGAGTTGTAA
- a CDS encoding aspartate aminotransferase family protein: MSSEIVNKYRERMAEAYDLHRKFVNPQFVRVLEVIGYDRNYVSSEGAYLTDAKGVQVLDFLSGFGVYNIGRNHPHVADVLKEVMDEKTASIVQMDLGVMSGMLAEKLAELAPGDLEAVFFTNSGTEGVEGALKFARQASGKHKLVHCHHAFHGLTLGSLSVNANHEFRDRNEPLLPDCVPVPFNDLAALEEALKGGDVGAFIFETVQGKGVFVPEDGYLEGVRELCDKYGTYMIADEVQCGMGRTGKMFAVDHWGVKPDILVISKALSGGYIPVGAIITTREIHGKIFDSMERCFAHSNTFGQNDLAMAAGLATFEVLEREKLVENAARMGQRIEEGLQNLADKYEMLTEVRAKGLMIGMQFGEPKSMALKASWKLLHKMNDDLFCQMITMPLLEKHNILSQVAGHGLDTVKILPPLMINDEDVDKFIAAMDDVLKEAHKITGSAWKTVKDLGIRTAKTS; this comes from the coding sequence ATGAGTTCTGAGATTGTTAATAAATATAGAGAAAGAATGGCTGAAGCCTACGATTTGCACCGGAAATTTGTAAACCCCCAGTTTGTGCGTGTTCTTGAAGTTATCGGGTATGACCGCAATTACGTCTCTTCCGAAGGCGCATATCTGACTGACGCCAAGGGCGTTCAGGTGCTTGATTTTCTGTCCGGGTTCGGCGTCTACAACATTGGACGCAACCACCCCCATGTTGCTGACGTGCTCAAGGAAGTTATGGATGAGAAGACTGCCAGCATCGTACAGATGGACCTTGGAGTCATGTCCGGCATGCTTGCTGAAAAACTTGCAGAGCTTGCTCCCGGTGACCTTGAAGCCGTATTTTTTACCAATTCCGGTACTGAAGGTGTAGAAGGTGCGCTCAAATTTGCTCGTCAGGCCAGCGGCAAACACAAGCTGGTCCACTGCCACCATGCTTTCCACGGATTGACCCTCGGTTCTCTGTCCGTAAACGCAAACCATGAATTCAGGGATCGTAACGAACCGCTTCTGCCTGATTGTGTGCCTGTGCCGTTCAACGACCTTGCTGCTCTGGAAGAAGCTCTTAAGGGCGGTGATGTAGGCGCGTTTATTTTTGAAACCGTGCAGGGTAAAGGTGTTTTCGTTCCTGAAGACGGATATCTTGAGGGGGTGCGCGAACTTTGCGATAAATACGGAACCTACATGATCGCCGATGAAGTCCAGTGCGGCATGGGACGTACAGGAAAGATGTTCGCTGTGGATCATTGGGGCGTTAAACCCGATATTCTGGTCATTTCCAAAGCTCTTTCCGGTGGTTATATCCCGGTAGGTGCAATCATCACCACCCGTGAAATTCACGGCAAAATTTTCGATTCCATGGAACGCTGTTTTGCCCACTCCAACACTTTTGGTCAGAACGATCTGGCAATGGCTGCCGGGCTGGCCACTTTTGAAGTTCTTGAAAGAGAGAAACTGGTGGAAAATGCCGCCCGTATGGGACAGCGCATTGAAGAAGGTTTGCAGAATCTCGCTGATAAGTACGAAATGCTGACTGAAGTGCGCGCAAAGGGGCTCATGATCGGCATGCAGTTCGGTGAACCTAAATCCATGGCTCTTAAGGCCAGCTGGAAGCTTCTGCATAAGATGAATGACGATCTTTTCTGCCAGATGATTACCATGCCCTTACTGGAAAAGCACAATATCCTCAGTCAGGTAGCCGGGCACGGTCTTGATACTGTTAAAATCCTGCCTCCGCTGATGATTAATGATGAAGATGTAGATAAATTCATCGCCGCTATGGATGATGTGCTCAAGGAAGCGCACAAGATAACCGGTTCTGCTTGGAAAACCGTGAAGGATCTTGGAATCCGTACTGCAAAGACTTCGTAA
- the ispH gene encoding 4-hydroxy-3-methylbut-2-enyl diphosphate reductase, protein MVEVIRAETAGFCMGVDLALNKLDSLIEKDEDRKIYILGPIIHNPQVLEDYEKQGVFTAKTPDEVPDGAYVVIRAHGIPKAVEEDLRKRGVNVIDATCPKVKKAQLLIQRNTEDDRVLLLYGEDSHPEVKGLLSYGPAGPHLFDSLEELQAIDLDPNQKYCLAAQTTQDRAVYDDCINYLENKGIDFVTLKTICDATRQRQDEAISLSEEVDHMIVVGGRISGNTRRLVQVVETAGTKCTHVETADELPLEELKHMKKIGLTAGASTPKRLVDSIQQILEAL, encoded by the coding sequence ATGGTTGAAGTTATCAGGGCTGAGACAGCCGGATTCTGCATGGGCGTTGACCTTGCCCTCAATAAACTTGATTCCCTCATTGAAAAAGACGAAGACAGAAAAATATACATTTTAGGACCGATTATTCATAACCCTCAAGTACTTGAAGATTATGAAAAGCAGGGTGTTTTCACCGCCAAAACCCCGGATGAAGTACCTGACGGAGCCTACGTGGTAATCCGTGCACACGGCATTCCCAAAGCAGTAGAAGAAGACCTGCGCAAACGTGGGGTAAACGTCATTGACGCCACCTGCCCCAAAGTGAAAAAAGCGCAACTGCTCATCCAGCGCAACACTGAAGATGACCGCGTGCTGCTCCTCTACGGAGAAGACAGTCACCCGGAAGTAAAAGGACTACTCAGCTACGGCCCAGCCGGACCGCATCTTTTTGATTCCCTTGAAGAACTTCAGGCCATTGATCTGGACCCGAACCAGAAATACTGCCTCGCAGCCCAGACCACTCAGGACCGTGCGGTTTATGATGACTGCATCAACTATCTTGAAAACAAAGGCATTGACTTCGTAACTCTTAAAACTATCTGTGATGCCACCCGCCAGCGTCAGGATGAAGCAATTTCTCTCTCTGAAGAAGTTGACCACATGATCGTTGTAGGTGGACGCATTTCCGGTAACACCCGCCGCCTTGTACAGGTTGTTGAAACTGCAGGAACTAAATGCACTCATGTTGAAACTGCCGATGAGCTTCCCCTTGAAGAGCTCAAGCATATGAAAAAAATCGGCCTCACCGCCGGGGCTTCCACTCCCAAACGTCTGGTAGATTCAATTCAGCAGATTCTGGAAGCTTTATAA
- a CDS encoding CerR family C-terminal domain-containing protein gives MTQHPKGKTNKARGEETRQKLIEVGLRLFAMNGFNGVSMRNLASEAEVNLATVGYHFGGKQGLYEAVIREIIRFRDEIMPSLSAVQEQTDRFKSGEISKEELVAWFFRSQMLGVLSDPITIWGIMLINREMAAPSEVYPLLDKEFFEPSIESMNIVLQAALPEGASNTEIMTVGTALIGIVLKFVKSKAFTDRVGWDEMTPERIEEILEILSRRVVAFICC, from the coding sequence ATGACGCAACACCCCAAGGGAAAGACAAATAAGGCACGCGGAGAAGAAACTCGCCAGAAGCTTATCGAAGTCGGTTTAAGACTGTTTGCCATGAACGGTTTCAACGGTGTGAGCATGCGCAATCTTGCTTCAGAGGCCGAAGTGAATCTGGCTACTGTTGGGTATCATTTCGGTGGTAAACAAGGACTATACGAAGCGGTTATCCGTGAAATTATCCGCTTCCGCGACGAGATTATGCCCAGTCTTAGTGCTGTTCAGGAACAGACCGACCGTTTCAAATCCGGTGAAATTTCCAAGGAAGAGTTGGTCGCCTGGTTCTTTCGTTCCCAAATGTTGGGAGTTCTGAGCGATCCGATTACCATCTGGGGGATTATGCTGATTAACCGTGAAATGGCTGCTCCCAGTGAAGTCTACCCGTTGTTGGATAAAGAGTTCTTTGAACCATCCATAGAATCCATGAATATTGTGCTTCAGGCTGCTTTACCTGAGGGTGCTTCGAATACAGAAATCATGACAGTGGGAACTGCGTTGATTGGTATTGTGCTTAAGTTCGTCAAGTCCAAAGCTTTTACTGACCGCGTGGGCTGGGATGAAATGACTCCCGAGCGAATTGAAGAAATTTTAGAAATCCTGTCCAGAAGAGTAGTGGCATTTATCTGCTGCTAG